The Setaria italica strain Yugu1 chromosome IX, Setaria_italica_v2.0, whole genome shotgun sequence genome has a window encoding:
- the LOC101764187 gene encoding transcription factor ILI3 has product MSGRRGRISDDEINELISKLQALLPESSRRRNASRSSASKLLKETCSYIKSLHREVDDLSERLSGLMSTMDNDSPQAEIIRSLLR; this is encoded by the exons aTGTCGGGCCGCCGCGGCAGGATCAGCGACGACGAGATCAACGAGCTCATCTCCAAGCTCCAGGCACTCCTCCCGGAGTCCTCACGCCGCCGGAACGCGAGCCGG TCGTCGGCGTCGAAGCTCCTGAAGGAGACGTGCAGCTACATTAAGAGCCTCCACCGGGAGGTGGACGACCTCTCGGAGCGGCTGTCGGGGCTCATGTCGACCATGGACAACGACAGCCCCCAGGCCGAGATAATCCGGAGCCTACTCCGGTGA